Sequence from the Plasmodium vivax scf_4635 genomic scaffold, whole genome shotgun sequence genome:
TAAACCTTTAATTAACATCacatattaacaaatatacCATTTGTtactaaaattattataagaaatataaggaatttttatgaataacaagattttatttgcataatATAGTTGcagtaaataaatacattttattttatcctttGAAGAACATGCTTGGTGATAAGGAATATATTCTGGATAATATTAAAGAtgaagtatattttttactaaatgCATTATTCCcagtaaattatttaaattaattttagtaATAATACTCTATAACTACATAATACTGACTTCAATATATTTGGATAAtgaatgttttttctttatttccacagcatttatttattcaaaattcTGATTTTTACactatatataaagaatttgATAAATCATGCGATAGTATTAACAGCGGAGATGTCTGTTATAAAGGTTCAATAGAAGAGTTGTCACAATTCCCTAAAGTCCAagatttgttaaaaaatctTTACAGtaatttacacaaaattatttctactgttaaagaaaatacaaatgTCTATTTTGGTAATGTCAATCctgatgataaaaaattctgTTGCACATACTTGAAATActggttatatgataaaataataactgAAGGTCTTGATggaaatgaaattaaaaagcttTTCGAAGGGTGGGAAAAGCAtgtgaaaagtaaaataacatataattCTTTAGAACCCTgtttatttcataatttgaACATggatgaaattaaaaagataaaaaatatatatgccttTAATACACTTTTATATCCTAATGCTGAAAAGTTCAAGAATTGTGCGCATAATGAATGTAAGTATATGGAATATTTTGGAGAAGGTTTAAACGAGCTTAATAATAGTATTAATAATTGTTACAGTAACATTCCGTCTGTAAATTATTGTAATGAATTAAAcgaatattta
This genomic interval carries:
- a CDS encoding variable surface protein Vir21, putative (encoded by transcript PVX_164265A), producing the protein MLGDKEYILDNIKDEHLFIQNSDFYTIYKEFDKSCDSINSGDVCYKGSIEELSQFPKVQDLLKNLYSNLHKIISTVKENTNVYFGNVNPDDKKFCCTYLKYWLYDKIITEGLDGNEIKKLFEGWEKHVKSKITYNSLEPCLFHNLNMDEIKKIKNIYAFNTLLYPNAEKFKNCAHNECKYMEYFGEGLNELNNSINNCYSNIPSVNYCNELNEYLNICKADDKYAGTSIYHEYNEKVLGSGKKYPLSVEEYENQLLLIYVKNKNWIYYGKNAHLFNPKNKIITAVASATFSVVGISTIFFYLYKVNNTYFGSRFFNRKGKNKKILVDIDDKERNTLLYTSNNQQIPSKNREYTMAYQTFKNS